The following proteins are encoded in a genomic region of Leptospira fainei serovar Hurstbridge str. BUT 6:
- a CDS encoding KTSC domain-containing protein: protein MLIKTEFSAVDRTLERHFVTSPLIKAIGYDTETRTLEIEFHTDEILTYREISFDVYVTFMAAPSKAEFWQLYIK from the coding sequence TTGCTGATCAAAACGGAATTCTCGGCGGTGGACCGGACATTGGAAAGACATTTCGTTACTTCACCTCTAATTAAGGCGATCGGTTACGATACGGAAACTCGAACGTTGGAAATCGAGTTTCATACCGATGAAATATTGACCTATCGGGAAATTTCTTTCGATGTATATGTGACTTTCATGGCCGCTCCGTCCAAGGCGGAGTTCTGGCAGTTGTATATAAAATAA
- a CDS encoding DinB family protein, whose product MSFYKNFISLSEYNLWMNENIYSSAEKLSDEIRKKDMGAFFGSIHGTLNHILWADKNWLGRFVDAGYGSAILDRSIALVERTQSSNHHYEIHSDFSKLKSERKNLDEKLVRWVKEGLSEEIIRKNLEYKNTKGVSFSDPIYEVLTHFFNHQTHHRGQITTLLFQNGIDPGITDYIFFTRSRH is encoded by the coding sequence ATGTCATTTTACAAAAACTTCATTAGTCTTTCCGAATATAATTTATGGATGAACGAAAATATCTATAGTTCGGCGGAAAAATTAAGCGATGAGATTCGAAAAAAAGATATGGGGGCCTTCTTCGGATCGATTCACGGTACTTTAAACCATATCCTCTGGGCCGATAAAAATTGGTTGGGCAGATTCGTCGACGCAGGCTATGGGTCTGCAATTTTGGATCGTAGCATCGCCCTCGTAGAACGTACTCAAAGTTCAAATCATCATTATGAAATTCATTCCGATTTTTCAAAGCTCAAATCGGAAAGAAAGAACTTAGACGAGAAATTGGTTCGTTGGGTAAAGGAAGGTCTTTCGGAGGAGATTATCCGAAAGAATCTCGAATATAAAAATACGAAAGGTGTTTCTTTTTCCGATCCGATTTACGAAGTTCTAACGCATTTCTTTAATCATCAAACTCATCATCGAGGACAGATCACTACCCTCCTATTTCAAAACGGAATCGATCCGGGAATCACCGATTACATATTCTTCACTCGAAGCAGACACTAA
- a CDS encoding MIP/aquaporin family protein, giving the protein MLTPFFGEFLGTFVLILLGDGVVAGALLEHSKSKDSGWIVITAGWAFAVLLGILTANAFGSVDAHLNPAVTLAFAVQSGDYSKLITYVPAQVLGAFLGSIFVYIHYLPHWKETKDPARILAVFSTEPAIRHKVANFTSELLGTFILILGVYAIFSPQIKGLTSHLGAFLVGLLVWSIGLSMGGTTGYAINPARDFGPRLAHYILPIPGKGSSRWEYAWLPVVAPLCGGAFAGFLLRFL; this is encoded by the coding sequence ATGCTCACTCCTTTTTTCGGAGAATTCTTAGGAACATTCGTTTTAATTCTGTTGGGTGATGGCGTCGTCGCAGGCGCTTTACTGGAACATTCCAAATCAAAAGATAGCGGCTGGATAGTGATCACAGCCGGATGGGCTTTTGCAGTATTACTGGGAATCTTAACCGCAAACGCTTTCGGCAGCGTTGACGCGCATTTGAACCCGGCAGTAACGTTGGCTTTCGCCGTTCAATCGGGAGATTACTCAAAGTTGATCACGTATGTTCCCGCCCAGGTTTTAGGCGCATTTCTCGGCTCCATTTTCGTTTACATTCATTATCTTCCGCATTGGAAAGAAACGAAAGACCCGGCACGAATTTTAGCCGTATTTTCGACGGAGCCCGCCATTCGACACAAGGTTGCGAATTTCACGAGCGAGCTTCTCGGCACGTTTATATTGATCTTAGGTGTGTACGCTATTTTCTCTCCGCAAATCAAGGGTTTAACGTCGCATCTTGGAGCCTTTTTAGTGGGACTTTTAGTTTGGAGCATCGGACTTTCCATGGGCGGCACAACCGGATATGCAATCAATCCGGCACGGGATTTCGGACCTAGGCTTGCACATTATATACTACCGATTCCGGGAAAGGGCTCCTCAAGATGGGAATATGCCTGGTTGCCGGTAGTGGCTCCTCTTTGCGGCGGAGCTTTTGCGGGATTCTTACTGCGATTTTTATGA
- a CDS encoding MarR family winged helix-turn-helix transcriptional regulator: MSGKTDHVDTIRGQWMRERPDLDVEAIALIGRIHRLSQIIFTDVHKPIFDKHELTYQDFDVLAALLRSGKPYRKSPGELLSTLMITSGTMTNRIDRLESSGLVVRDLDPEDRRGVLIRLTHSGKEAISGAIQEHVKAETHLLTALTEKERSELSRLLKKLLLKLELKENVSS, encoded by the coding sequence ATGAGCGGAAAAACGGATCATGTGGATACTATTCGCGGACAATGGATGCGGGAACGGCCGGATTTAGACGTTGAGGCGATCGCTTTGATCGGTCGCATTCATCGGTTATCGCAGATTATTTTCACCGATGTTCACAAGCCTATCTTTGATAAACACGAATTGACTTATCAAGACTTTGACGTCTTAGCCGCTTTATTACGTAGCGGAAAGCCGTATCGTAAATCTCCGGGCGAACTTCTTTCCACATTGATGATAACTTCAGGAACAATGACCAACCGTATCGATCGTTTGGAGTCTTCCGGATTAGTTGTAAGAGATCTCGATCCCGAAGATCGAAGAGGGGTTTTGATTCGATTGACACATTCGGGAAAAGAGGCGATTTCCGGCGCAATCCAAGAACACGTGAAAGCGGAAACGCATCTCTTGACCGCCTTGACCGAAAAGGAGAGGAGCGAATTATCCAGATTATTAAAGAAGCTTCTTTTAAAACTTGAACTGAAGGAGAATGTTTCTTCATGA
- a CDS encoding DUF4442 domain-containing protein — translation MKLFSTERKESWESRWLRFKLNYWPCIWCTGGKIEFISSDFRELHVGLSLNWRTLNRVGTVYGGSIYSSVDPYFMLLMMWILGKDYVVWDKAAKVKFVRPITERIKTRFLISEELIAETKEKISQNGETTFDLPLKYENEDGIVFAVFEKSIYAASKDFYEQKLAARKKDR, via the coding sequence ATGAAATTATTTTCAACCGAGCGTAAGGAATCTTGGGAGTCCCGCTGGCTTCGATTCAAATTGAACTATTGGCCTTGTATTTGGTGTACGGGAGGTAAAATCGAATTTATATCTTCCGATTTCAGGGAATTACACGTCGGACTTTCGTTGAATTGGCGGACTTTAAATAGGGTCGGCACCGTTTATGGGGGAAGTATTTACAGTTCGGTCGATCCTTATTTCATGCTCTTGATGATGTGGATTTTAGGAAAAGATTATGTTGTTTGGGACAAAGCCGCCAAAGTCAAGTTTGTTCGACCGATCACCGAACGAATTAAGACTCGTTTTCTCATATCGGAAGAACTGATTGCCGAAACAAAGGAAAAGATTTCTCAAAACGGAGAGACCACGTTCGATCTTCCTTTAAAATACGAGAATGAAGACGGGATCGTCTTTGCCGTATTCGAAAAGTCGATTTATGCCGCGAGTAAGGATTTTTATGAACAAAAACTTGCGGCCCGAAAAAAGGATCGTTGA
- a CDS encoding porin: MRKWTILFVFSAIHIVLFISSQSAQATSTETKPGLPEQTEPKPTEILLPGRLRIQGMMQIRGISAQRDSAFSNGHRDFNSVDTNFRRVRLGTDYRVQNWGFTVNLRLEDLINSPNTKEQKNATGNVTDVSVKTDGGILQSGYFWFQYPVSWIRTTIGQFKTPFQREQLTNANRLALPERAYGTYLLPRYDIGGMIEFEPLNIISTEYSKYIIFYLSATNGKGSSPNGIGNKQVLTSYNTTDTPLLISPQLSWRVELNPFGGIIKDGKDTGWIEGEEVFHREAKLSIGFAGIQTRELSTLNQLNPQIRGVTPFNLEIQQTTPSNGTGIGPPAKQIGITGAPSDQTGTFRPSFGFGAHTVDFTFTSHGLYSSGAYTNSYGAASLGTISYTGTIGYSFRLRDMILLPLARYDRIWGDFNDDRKLEPYENLQAWWLGFDLFLKRNDLKIQVFYKEQHDSLGKHIYTGTPYDSHDGTLYLQLQGAFDAEISAK; encoded by the coding sequence ATGCGGAAATGGACAATTCTATTCGTTTTCTCGGCAATCCATATCGTATTATTCATATCGTCCCAATCGGCTCAGGCTACTTCTACCGAAACGAAGCCGGGTTTACCCGAACAAACGGAGCCAAAACCAACGGAAATTTTATTACCGGGAAGACTCCGTATCCAGGGAATGATGCAGATTAGAGGGATCTCTGCGCAGAGAGATTCCGCCTTTTCGAACGGCCATCGTGATTTTAATTCTGTCGATACGAATTTTCGGAGAGTCCGATTGGGAACCGACTATCGTGTCCAAAATTGGGGATTTACCGTAAATCTTCGTTTGGAAGATTTAATTAATTCTCCAAACACGAAAGAACAGAAAAATGCGACAGGAAACGTAACAGACGTATCCGTCAAGACGGACGGTGGAATTTTACAGTCCGGATATTTTTGGTTTCAGTATCCCGTTTCCTGGATTAGAACAACGATCGGACAATTTAAAACACCATTCCAGAGAGAACAATTAACGAATGCAAACCGATTAGCTTTGCCAGAACGAGCATATGGAACCTATCTCCTCCCCCGATACGATATCGGCGGAATGATCGAATTTGAACCGTTAAATATAATCTCCACCGAATATTCAAAATACATAATTTTCTATCTATCGGCTACGAACGGAAAGGGATCCAGTCCGAACGGAATCGGAAACAAACAAGTTCTTACCTCGTATAACACTACTGATACTCCTCTATTAATTTCGCCGCAATTATCTTGGAGAGTCGAACTGAATCCGTTCGGTGGAATAATTAAAGACGGTAAAGATACGGGTTGGATCGAGGGTGAGGAAGTTTTTCACCGAGAAGCGAAGCTTTCGATCGGATTCGCGGGAATTCAGACGAGAGAATTATCGACGTTAAATCAACTAAATCCGCAAATTCGCGGAGTTACACCCTTTAATTTGGAAATTCAACAGACGACCCCTTCGAATGGAACCGGAATCGGCCCACCCGCTAAACAAATCGGAATTACAGGAGCGCCTTCGGATCAGACCGGAACCTTTCGACCTTCGTTCGGATTCGGCGCCCATACGGTCGACTTTACATTCACTTCGCATGGCTTGTATTCTTCCGGCGCTTATACTAATAGCTACGGAGCCGCTTCTTTAGGTACAATTTCTTATACTGGAACGATAGGTTATTCCTTTCGGTTAAGAGACATGATTCTTTTGCCGCTTGCACGATATGATCGAATCTGGGGCGACTTTAACGACGATCGGAAATTAGAACCATACGAGAATTTACAAGCCTGGTGGTTGGGCTTCGATCTGTTTTTAAAAAGGAACGATTTAAAGATTCAAGTATTTTATAAGGAGCAGCATGATTCTCTAGGAAAGCATATTTACACAGGCACGCCATACGATTCTCACGATGGCACGCTATACTTACAATTACAAGGAGCTTTCGATGCGGAGATATCCGCGAAATAG
- a CDS encoding TolC family protein: protein MKSILKKLINIIIIFTTIESSAMYSESETILSIEDMMLKAEKTSPEVAAKIFQAKQAEETIGVAKSAYMPTAYASGMITSGLPGSYGEPGVMVPRGVMVSPFHAGPSAGIWGQYTLYDWGRRSNDVKFAESQAKERKEEIRLTRIEVLDTSVRSYYSCSRNRSMKELWSSLTDDLETIRREVLRFVRNGQKSVVDKYLIESQVEQIKTQTSDYDLRLQKAREELGLLIQEDWNNFSCPPILSINLGKLPEHEAPNIKTSDPALGLGNEYDNSPIVSRAKMELISAEAKLDRSKADFMPELKSSYSVGSFKEARLVPYQNYSANLSFVVPVFEGLKTVKEVRAAEHDVSAKRKELEAARKKVAEINIGLGKTIDSASLRIKHLRTEVDLAKTAYEVARSRYANYQGTLVDFREAFRNLLRTQGELIDAYTEYLIYTKAKDLVNGKI from the coding sequence ATGAAATCAATATTAAAAAAACTTATAAACATAATTATAATATTCACAACTATCGAATCTTCCGCCATGTATTCCGAATCCGAAACGATACTTTCGATCGAGGATATGATGCTAAAGGCGGAGAAAACTAGTCCAGAGGTTGCCGCAAAGATTTTTCAGGCAAAACAGGCCGAAGAGACCATTGGCGTCGCCAAATCCGCCTATATGCCCACCGCATACGCATCCGGTATGATCACTTCCGGACTGCCCGGCTCATACGGAGAGCCGGGGGTTATGGTGCCGAGAGGAGTAATGGTTTCTCCATTTCATGCCGGTCCTTCCGCCGGTATTTGGGGCCAATACACTCTATATGATTGGGGTCGAAGATCCAATGACGTAAAATTCGCGGAGAGCCAAGCGAAAGAACGTAAGGAAGAGATTCGACTTACCCGAATAGAGGTATTAGATACCTCTGTTCGAAGCTATTACTCCTGTTCTAGAAATAGAAGCATGAAAGAGTTATGGTCCAGTCTTACGGATGATCTCGAAACGATCCGAAGAGAAGTCCTAAGATTCGTCCGGAATGGACAAAAATCGGTGGTTGATAAATATTTAATCGAATCGCAAGTCGAACAAATCAAAACGCAAACTAGCGACTACGATCTGAGGTTACAAAAAGCAAGAGAAGAGTTGGGCTTACTGATACAAGAAGATTGGAATAATTTTTCCTGTCCTCCAATTCTTTCCATCAATCTGGGAAAACTACCCGAGCACGAAGCGCCTAACATAAAAACTTCCGATCCGGCATTAGGATTGGGAAACGAATACGATAATTCACCGATTGTCAGCAGAGCTAAGATGGAACTAATTTCCGCAGAAGCGAAGCTGGATCGCTCAAAGGCCGACTTTATGCCTGAACTTAAATCGTCCTATTCGGTCGGTTCGTTCAAGGAAGCTCGTCTAGTGCCCTACCAAAATTATTCCGCGAACCTTTCCTTTGTCGTCCCGGTATTCGAAGGGCTAAAAACGGTTAAGGAGGTAAGAGCCGCCGAACACGATGTTTCTGCAAAAAGAAAAGAACTGGAGGCTGCCAGAAAGAAAGTAGCCGAGATAAATATAGGCCTTGGAAAGACAATCGATTCGGCTTCGTTAAGAATCAAGCACCTCCGTACCGAGGTCGACCTAGCTAAAACGGCGTACGAGGTTGCAAGAAGTCGATACGCAAATTATCAGGGAACGTTAGTCGATTTTCGAGAAGCCTTTCGAAATCTCCTGAGAACCCAAGGTGAACTGATCGACGCATATACCGAGTATTTGATCTATACAAAAGCAAAAGACTTAGTTAACGGAAAAATATAA
- a CDS encoding efflux RND transporter permease subunit, with product MNQKNKNIQTIPISSGHDLRNGVAPESYADAVKQVSQAGIAAFSVKNPHLMIAGCIIVLVLGVLAMFQMPRDLLPPSKQPAVQILDVYWGMPTSSTETILTWKFERYTGQAPGLIHQESKSYPGVSVVNNFFDEDSTSRSEAMGSTVGYIMSVLRRLPPGAMPPIVLPFDPMGSTPVCLVAVSGDFEVNELYDRGQYDVRRALQGTPGTIAPTVMGGAEKQVIIELDPLKLKQYDMSAAEAMDKIGRLNTFIPAGDVKIGDFDYPIYTNGVADTIQAFDDFPLRSREGVSVFVKDVGKTKEASIVQTEMVTLNGKEIVYVPVLRQQGANTLAVVDSAREAMKNLEKEIKGLKLNIVADTTVFIRKAVETVGEEAMFGGGLAALMVFLFLGNPRATFATLLSLPFSTLFVLMGLKATGSTINIMTLGGMALSIGLLVDNSIVAIENIMRHLAEDKDPNRVRVVVRAAQEVTPPIIAVTLCNVVVLFPILLTKGVVNVLFGAIAKTVMLAITGSLLSETAIIPLFASRFLTGEPPKLPKFFQIIQDLIAGLTEIYGRALEKIITRIKEVIIGICVLFVIGGAALPFIGTELFPRADAGSFVLHLRFPSGLRIEETSEKAKQVEAKLKEWIKGDLEMVLSDSGLYQGFPAAFSQNGGTQDVTMTVELKEDRNKTSQYYARIIREKLPQEFPNIDIGIELGGLLSSSLNGGAQAPINVQVKGANAGQAYDIAKILLPDIKKVKGAADVRILESFDTPAIEVNINRKKADAQGVLTDEIVQNIVSALAGSIVYKPTIWVDPKSGIDYALGVRFPEEKFQTMKDFESIPVTGKFQERAIPLSQLSDIEQTKGPTVLSRVNMKRTVNIMLDSQDRDVGSVSSDIEKIIKSFEAPDGYKITIAGEIEKMRDALSQLGGGFFLSAFLVYMILVVQFRSFMLPGIMMLTVPLGMVGIVLMFSITGTYYSLQAGIGTIFLIGIAVSNGVLLIEFILHKIEHDKMNLDEGIIAGAKARLRPIMMTSLASMLGLTPMAIGFGKGAEANIPLGRAVIGGQFLATLLTLFVLPTVFRYLYRKFYLNGN from the coding sequence ATGAATCAAAAGAATAAAAATATTCAAACCATCCCCATATCGAGCGGGCACGATTTAAGAAACGGTGTAGCTCCCGAATCTTATGCGGATGCAGTTAAACAAGTTAGCCAAGCCGGTATTGCCGCGTTTTCCGTAAAGAATCCTCACTTGATGATCGCCGGCTGTATCATCGTTCTCGTTTTGGGCGTTTTGGCTATGTTCCAAATGCCAAGAGATCTTCTACCTCCATCCAAACAACCGGCAGTTCAAATTCTAGACGTGTACTGGGGAATGCCGACTTCAAGTACGGAAACCATCCTTACTTGGAAATTCGAGAGGTACACCGGTCAAGCCCCCGGACTGATTCATCAAGAGTCGAAGTCCTATCCCGGCGTAAGCGTCGTTAATAACTTCTTCGATGAAGATTCCACCTCCAGATCGGAAGCAATGGGATCGACGGTAGGTTATATAATGTCGGTACTCAGAAGATTACCCCCCGGTGCAATGCCTCCGATCGTTCTGCCCTTCGATCCGATGGGTTCTACTCCGGTTTGTCTAGTCGCGGTTAGCGGAGACTTCGAAGTAAACGAGCTATATGACAGAGGACAGTACGACGTTCGTCGCGCTTTGCAGGGAACGCCGGGAACCATAGCCCCTACCGTTATGGGCGGCGCGGAAAAGCAAGTCATCATCGAGTTAGATCCGCTTAAGCTGAAGCAGTATGATATGTCTGCCGCCGAAGCGATGGATAAGATCGGAAGACTCAATACCTTCATTCCCGCCGGGGACGTCAAGATCGGTGACTTCGACTATCCGATCTATACTAACGGAGTAGCCGACACGATCCAAGCATTCGATGATTTTCCCCTTAGAAGCAGAGAAGGAGTATCGGTTTTTGTCAAAGATGTAGGTAAGACAAAGGAAGCTAGCATTGTCCAAACCGAAATGGTCACATTAAACGGTAAGGAAATCGTATATGTTCCGGTATTGCGGCAACAGGGAGCGAACACGTTAGCTGTCGTTGATTCTGCAAGGGAAGCAATGAAAAATCTGGAAAAGGAAATCAAAGGCCTGAAGCTAAACATAGTCGCCGACACTACGGTATTCATTCGCAAGGCGGTTGAAACCGTGGGAGAAGAAGCGATGTTCGGCGGCGGCTTGGCCGCATTGATGGTATTTCTTTTTCTTGGTAATCCTCGTGCGACATTCGCTACATTACTTTCTCTTCCTTTTTCCACCCTATTCGTGTTGATGGGTTTAAAAGCCACCGGTTCAACCATCAACATTATGACGTTAGGGGGGATGGCTCTTTCTATCGGTCTACTCGTCGATAACTCGATCGTCGCAATCGAAAACATTATGCGACATCTCGCCGAAGATAAAGATCCAAATAGGGTTCGAGTGGTCGTGAGAGCAGCACAAGAAGTCACTCCTCCGATTATTGCCGTGACCCTTTGTAACGTAGTTGTGCTTTTTCCGATCTTACTTACCAAGGGAGTCGTAAACGTCCTTTTCGGTGCAATTGCAAAAACCGTAATGCTCGCGATTACGGGATCACTACTTTCGGAAACGGCGATTATCCCTCTTTTCGCGAGTCGTTTCCTTACAGGCGAACCGCCAAAGTTGCCAAAATTCTTTCAGATAATCCAAGATCTCATTGCCGGCCTCACTGAAATTTACGGCAGGGCATTAGAAAAGATAATAACTCGTATCAAAGAGGTAATAATCGGCATATGTGTATTGTTCGTTATCGGGGGCGCTGCATTGCCGTTCATAGGAACGGAACTTTTCCCCAGAGCCGATGCCGGTAGCTTTGTTTTGCACTTACGATTTCCGTCCGGTCTTCGAATCGAAGAAACGAGCGAGAAGGCCAAGCAGGTGGAAGCAAAGCTCAAAGAATGGATCAAAGGTGATTTGGAAATGGTACTTTCCGATTCGGGACTTTATCAAGGTTTTCCAGCAGCATTTTCTCAAAACGGCGGAACACAAGATGTGACCATGACTGTGGAGTTAAAAGAAGACAGGAATAAAACTTCGCAGTACTACGCAAGAATCATTCGGGAGAAACTGCCGCAAGAATTTCCGAATATAGATATCGGTATCGAACTAGGAGGACTTCTTTCCTCTTCCCTAAACGGAGGAGCTCAGGCTCCGATAAACGTTCAAGTGAAAGGCGCAAACGCCGGGCAGGCTTATGATATCGCGAAAATTTTATTACCCGATATTAAGAAGGTTAAAGGAGCCGCCGACGTCCGTATTTTAGAAAGTTTTGATACTCCTGCAATAGAAGTTAATATAAACAGAAAGAAAGCCGATGCTCAAGGGGTTCTTACCGACGAAATCGTACAGAATATCGTAAGCGCCTTAGCTGGGAGTATCGTTTATAAGCCTACGATTTGGGTCGATCCGAAAAGCGGTATCGACTACGCCTTAGGCGTTCGCTTTCCTGAGGAAAAATTTCAAACGATGAAGGATTTTGAAAGTATTCCTGTAACCGGAAAATTCCAGGAGCGAGCGATCCCGCTTTCCCAACTTTCCGACATCGAACAAACAAAAGGTCCGACGGTATTAAGCAGAGTGAATATGAAGCGAACCGTTAACATTATGTTGGATTCGCAGGATCGGGACGTCGGAAGCGTCTCTTCTGATATTGAAAAGATTATAAAAAGCTTCGAGGCGCCGGACGGATATAAAATCACGATCGCGGGAGAAATCGAAAAGATGAGAGATGCTCTTTCTCAACTAGGAGGCGGGTTCTTCCTATCGGCATTCTTAGTCTACATGATTCTTGTAGTGCAGTTCCGATCCTTCATGTTGCCGGGAATCATGATGCTGACGGTACCGTTAGGAATGGTCGGAATTGTCTTAATGTTCTCCATTACGGGAACATATTATAGTCTGCAGGCGGGAATCGGGACTATTTTTCTTATCGGCATCGCCGTTTCTAACGGAGTGCTCCTAATCGAATTCATTCTTCATAAGATTGAACATGACAAGATGAACCTTGACGAGGGGATCATAGCCGGAGCCAAGGCAAGGTTGCGACCGATTATGATGACATCGTTGGCTTCAATGTTGGGCTTAACTCCAATGGCCATCGGTTTCGGAAAAGGGGCCGAAGCGAATATTCCGCTGGGCAGAGCCGTTATTGGAGGGCAATTTCTCGCGACCTTGCTTACATTGTTTGTCCTTCCGACAGTCTTCAGATATCTATACCGCAAATTCTATCTGAACGGGAATTAG
- a CDS encoding helix-turn-helix domain-containing protein — MKIRKYFLSLISLFFILLSLFPEIIFADSISITPISPDVLNVSSQAEYRYRGTEVIGCSSAGLKKVRGLEWHTNPIPDTLRVRRTSFGNWLRFTFKNESENEIDKRLTFFSTNLSRIESCAFSAEGKFEQGLYLPNNDQNFRKFFVSVFPSFSIRLRPGEVKTFYYYIYSTEDITYVNFPVKLQDRKTLETGESLRKAFTIFIFLLTAFSSALAVGYWLRRKRMVFLTLNVHIFVSIFSFYFLHVKSFILFWGITGRIVAYPYFLFQAASYISLFPFLLSAERIWNGKQKFNWFSLPAPLFGFSFLLIPISEPVFEYRILILSASAALTIYFFIKFHKPILRSGKPVILAYLFSWVVFFLLNLAKSLYHFDFYPYNEIAIFSFVFFAPFHSILAGFCLYLITAEEDFDAQRPRLGNRKSTVSSLEVGSLVSRIRALIQEDKIYLKNSLKEEHLAKELGIGIHQLSEIINVEFKTNFPSLMNQYRIQEAKKLLLLAPKLSITEVRVRSGFSSKSAFNLEFKKLTGLSPNGYRQSNDNRMNEENSLNELL, encoded by the coding sequence ATGAAGATTCGAAAATATTTCCTTTCGCTCATCTCTCTATTCTTTATTCTTCTATCGTTATTTCCTGAGATAATATTTGCAGATTCAATTTCAATTACCCCGATTAGCCCGGATGTACTGAACGTAAGTTCACAGGCGGAATATCGATACAGGGGAACGGAAGTAATCGGTTGTTCGAGCGCCGGCTTAAAGAAGGTACGAGGGCTGGAATGGCATACTAACCCGATTCCGGATACTTTACGGGTCCGTAGGACGAGTTTCGGCAATTGGTTGAGATTTACATTTAAGAATGAGTCCGAAAATGAAATCGATAAGCGATTAACTTTCTTTTCGACTAATCTCTCTCGAATCGAATCCTGTGCGTTTTCTGCCGAAGGGAAATTCGAACAGGGTCTTTATCTTCCGAATAATGATCAGAATTTTCGAAAGTTCTTTGTTTCGGTCTTTCCGTCTTTCTCCATACGATTACGTCCGGGAGAAGTAAAGACTTTCTATTACTATATTTATTCTACTGAAGACATTACGTACGTGAATTTTCCCGTTAAACTCCAAGATCGTAAGACTTTAGAGACAGGAGAATCGTTACGCAAAGCTTTCACCATTTTCATTTTCTTACTAACGGCATTTTCTTCGGCCTTGGCGGTGGGTTATTGGCTTAGGCGCAAAAGAATGGTTTTCCTTACGTTAAACGTGCATATTTTTGTTTCGATATTTTCCTTTTATTTTCTGCACGTAAAATCGTTTATATTATTCTGGGGAATCACCGGAAGAATCGTAGCGTATCCGTATTTTCTATTTCAGGCGGCTTCCTACATTTCTTTGTTCCCGTTTCTTTTATCGGCGGAAAGAATTTGGAACGGAAAGCAAAAATTTAATTGGTTTTCCTTACCCGCCCCGCTTTTCGGATTTTCTTTCTTGTTGATTCCGATTTCGGAGCCGGTCTTCGAATATCGGATTCTTATTCTGTCGGCATCGGCGGCTTTGACAATTTACTTTTTTATAAAATTTCACAAACCGATATTGCGTTCAGGAAAACCTGTTATACTCGCTTATTTATTTTCTTGGGTCGTTTTCTTTCTATTGAATCTGGCTAAATCCCTTTATCATTTCGATTTTTATCCCTATAACGAAATCGCTATCTTCTCTTTCGTTTTTTTTGCACCCTTTCATTCCATTCTTGCCGGTTTCTGTTTATATTTGATTACTGCAGAGGAAGACTTCGATGCTCAACGGCCTAGGTTAGGAAATCGAAAGAGTACGGTTTCCTCTTTAGAAGTGGGAAGTCTAGTCTCCCGTATTCGCGCGCTGATTCAGGAAGACAAAATATATTTAAAAAATTCGTTAAAGGAAGAGCATTTAGCCAAGGAATTAGGAATCGGAATTCATCAACTTTCGGAAATCATAAACGTAGAATTCAAAACGAATTTTCCCTCGTTAATGAATCAATATAGGATACAAGAGGCTAAAAAATTGCTTCTTCTAGCACCGAAGTTATCAATTACGGAGGTACGAGTTCGCTCAGGTTTTAGCTCCAAATCCGCATTCAACTTAGAATTTAAAAAATTAACCGGTTTAAGCCCAAATGGATACCGTCAATCGAACGATAATCGAATGAATGAGGAAAACTCGCTCAACGAGTTGTTGTAA
- a CDS encoding HdeD family acid-resistance protein, giving the protein MNSLKPKNAKYWWIHIIVGILWIGVGIVTLFFPIQSYLGLSMAFSAILAMTGLFQISFAISNRNRFSGWGWSLALGILDIIVGSVLLIHPEITAITLPFILGFWLVFRGVSLISFALEVRSIQSYPWGWLLFSGIATVLFALGILFFPLLGMFTILVWAGAGFMISGFGNMYLGWKEWKA; this is encoded by the coding sequence ATGAATTCCTTAAAACCTAAAAACGCAAAATACTGGTGGATTCATATAATCGTAGGAATTCTTTGGATTGGAGTCGGCATCGTTACTTTATTCTTCCCGATCCAAAGTTATTTAGGCCTAAGCATGGCATTTTCGGCAATACTTGCGATGACGGGTCTATTTCAAATTTCATTCGCAATATCAAATCGGAATCGATTCTCCGGCTGGGGCTGGAGCCTTGCATTAGGAATTTTAGATATAATTGTCGGATCCGTTTTGCTGATCCATCCCGAAATAACGGCAATCACACTCCCTTTCATTTTAGGTTTTTGGTTGGTCTTCCGCGGAGTTTCTTTGATATCTTTCGCCCTTGAAGTCCGATCCATTCAATCTTATCCATGGGGCTGGCTATTATTTAGCGGAATCGCAACCGTTTTGTTTGCATTAGGAATACTTTTTTTTCCGTTGCTCGGGATGTTCACGATCCTTGTTTGGGCTGGCGCCGGATTCATGATTTCAGGTTTTGGAAATATGTATCTAGGATGGAAGGAATGGAAAGCTTAA